One Avibacterium avium genomic window carries:
- a CDS encoding phage major tail tube protein produces the protein MSGVTINKIDNANVYINGNSFLGKAKSIKLPEFEVEMTEHKNLGLVGTIKLPSGVNALEGEIVWDGFYPEVAAIANNPYRTAQLQVRADVSIYNAAGRATEVPLVMMLNCNFNKTPLGEYKPKEATEYAMAYQATMIKQSIDGKEVLYFEAFTNKWRVGGQDVLEVYRKNIGQ, from the coding sequence ATGAGCGGTGTAACGATTAACAAAATTGATAATGCCAATGTGTACATCAATGGCAATAGTTTTTTAGGTAAGGCAAAATCTATCAAATTACCCGAATTTGAAGTGGAAATGACCGAGCATAAAAACCTTGGTTTGGTAGGCACCATTAAATTACCAAGTGGTGTAAATGCCCTGGAAGGTGAAATTGTATGGGACGGTTTTTACCCTGAAGTCGCAGCCATTGCTAATAACCCATATCGCACGGCTCAACTACAAGTGCGTGCAGATGTGAGCATTTACAATGCCGCAGGGCGTGCAACAGAAGTCCCTTTGGTGATGATGTTAAACTGCAACTTCAACAAAACCCCACTGGGCGAATACAAACCCAAAGAAGCTACAGAATATGCGATGGCTTATCAAGCCACGATGATTAAGCAATCCATTGATGGCAAAGAGGTTCTCTATTTTGAAGCCTTCACCAACAAATGGCGTGTCGGTGGTCAAGATGTCTTAGAAGTTTACCGTAAGAATATCGGGCAGTAA
- a CDS encoding phage tail assembly protein: protein MSSVVLKLEHPITDGQGNNITELTIRRPKVKDMRKMRGNNDLEQSISLIAIVTGLVPEDLDELDIVDVKRASEILEKMQKGKSA, encoded by the coding sequence ATGTCAAGCGTCGTCCTTAAATTAGAACACCCTATTACTGATGGACAAGGTAATAACATCACTGAGCTTACTATCCGTCGCCCTAAAGTGAAAGATATGCGCAAAATGCGAGGGAATAACGATTTAGAGCAAAGCATTAGTCTTATTGCCATCGTTACGGGTTTAGTGCCTGAAGACTTAGATGAGTTAGATATTGTGGACGTTAAACGAGCCTCAGAAATCTTAGAGAAAATGCAAAAGGGAAAGTCAGCTTAG
- a CDS encoding GpE family phage tail protein has product MLADLAWWFGWQPSELENLTIDEIERWIKQAERQVKAQYSKAAI; this is encoded by the coding sequence GTGTTAGCCGATTTGGCTTGGTGGTTTGGTTGGCAACCTTCAGAGTTAGAAAATTTGACCATTGATGAAATTGAACGCTGGATAAAGCAAGCGGAACGCCAAGTAAAAGCCCAATACAGCAAAGCCGCTATTTAG
- a CDS encoding phage tail tape measure protein, with the protein MASNLSIALMIGASVGSAVAGIKRLQNTLHTLRDNTLSTSVKLKNLGAMTILGAGGTITGIKATTDGVMTLANSAIQFESAMADVKKVVDFKSPEGFANLSKDILNLTRTLPMTAEELAAITAAGGQLGVAEEDLKDFTTTIAKMSVAFDMSAEDSGDAMAKLANVYKIPIKEIGKLGDAINELSNSSPAKASDIVSTLGRIGGVAKQFGLSENAAAALSSSFISLGKAPEVAGTAINGMLTKLMTADKGGKKFQEALQSMGLNAKDLKKAIGQDAQGALTSFLKQIQKLPKEKQMGALVDLFGLEYADDVAVLARNVEVLEGSLKTLQETDENGKAKYLGSMEKEFAARSATTENNLKLLSNSFTEIKTTLGSVLLPVINNVVNSIKPLIYWITDLLAKNPAIAEGLLYVAGGLAAAFTGFSALTAVINGVGFVWVSVGTTITKIASFIGGTFNFVSRSFGVITTGLKIGGRLIAVVGGQFFKMGVMFVKALAMMGKAFLTNPIGLAITAIAVGAYLIYQYWEPISAWFSNLWTKVSGYFQNFCTWVQGIWNGATEWVSSAWAGVTDFFSGLLDNILSFFNSGIGNITATILNWSPLGLFQQVFSTVLSWFGIDIPSKFSDFGRNMIDGLVNGIKNAWEGAKQIVSDLGNGIKGWFAEKLGIHSPSRVFKGYGVNVVEGLAIGMNKAQPLAQEATDVLSNSVSLDDKTQGGLLSNYQPLNRNAVTNTETSSAGIVVHFSPNITLTGGDPQGVTDQLQNTLKMGAYEFEQLLNRILDERQRRAY; encoded by the coding sequence ATGGCAAGCAATCTTTCAATAGCATTAATGATTGGGGCGAGTGTTGGCAGTGCGGTAGCTGGGATTAAACGACTGCAAAATACCTTGCATACATTGAGAGATAACACCCTCTCTACCTCGGTAAAACTAAAAAATTTAGGTGCAATGACCATACTTGGTGCCGGCGGTACCATAACAGGTATTAAAGCGACAACAGATGGTGTGATGACCTTGGCAAATTCAGCCATTCAGTTTGAAAGTGCGATGGCTGATGTAAAAAAGGTCGTGGACTTTAAATCCCCTGAAGGCTTTGCTAATTTATCCAAAGATATCTTAAATCTTACCCGCACTTTACCCATGACCGCAGAGGAGCTTGCCGCTATTACCGCAGCAGGAGGACAACTTGGTGTGGCTGAAGAAGATCTCAAAGATTTCACCACCACGATTGCCAAGATGTCAGTGGCTTTTGATATGTCTGCCGAAGATAGTGGTGATGCCATGGCAAAACTTGCCAATGTGTACAAAATCCCCATTAAAGAAATTGGCAAATTAGGGGATGCTATCAATGAACTCTCCAACTCAAGCCCAGCCAAAGCCTCAGATATTGTCAGTACATTAGGTCGAATTGGTGGGGTAGCAAAACAATTTGGGCTTTCTGAAAATGCAGCTGCCGCACTTTCCAGTTCTTTTATTTCTCTAGGTAAAGCACCTGAAGTCGCAGGCACTGCGATTAACGGTATGCTGACCAAATTGATGACCGCAGATAAAGGCGGCAAAAAATTCCAAGAGGCACTCCAATCAATGGGGTTAAACGCCAAAGACTTGAAAAAAGCTATTGGGCAAGATGCTCAAGGGGCTTTAACTAGCTTTTTAAAACAGATCCAAAAACTCCCCAAAGAAAAACAAATGGGGGCATTAGTCGATTTATTTGGCTTGGAATATGCCGATGACGTGGCTGTGCTTGCTAGGAATGTTGAAGTGTTAGAAGGGAGTTTAAAAACCCTGCAAGAAACCGATGAAAATGGCAAAGCGAAATATCTTGGATCAATGGAGAAAGAATTCGCCGCACGTTCTGCAACCACCGAAAATAATTTAAAACTGCTTAGTAATAGCTTTACGGAAATCAAAACAACCCTAGGTTCAGTCTTGCTTCCAGTAATCAATAATGTTGTAAACAGCATTAAACCTTTAATCTATTGGATAACCGACTTACTTGCCAAAAATCCTGCTATTGCGGAAGGTTTGCTTTATGTTGCAGGTGGGCTTGCTGCTGCATTTACAGGATTTTCAGCCCTAACAGCAGTAATAAACGGCGTTGGCTTTGTTTGGGTATCCGTGGGGACAACAATCACAAAAATCGCAAGCTTTATTGGTGGAACTTTTAATTTTGTATCTAGATCCTTTGGGGTGATTACAACGGGTTTGAAAATAGGCGGACGGTTAATAGCAGTTGTCGGTGGGCAGTTTTTTAAAATGGGTGTGATGTTTGTGAAAGCCTTGGCAATGATGGGGAAAGCCTTTTTAACCAATCCTATTGGACTTGCTATCACTGCTATCGCCGTTGGTGCTTACCTTATCTACCAATACTGGGAACCAATTTCCGCTTGGTTTTCTAATCTTTGGACAAAAGTGTCGGGTTATTTCCAAAATTTCTGCACTTGGGTACAAGGAATTTGGAATGGTGCCACCGAATGGGTTTCATCAGCTTGGGCAGGTGTCACCGATTTCTTCAGTGGGCTTTTAGATAATATCCTCAGCTTTTTTAATTCAGGCATTGGCAATATCACCGCCACCATTCTCAATTGGTCGCCTTTAGGTTTATTCCAACAAGTCTTTTCCACGGTGTTGTCCTGGTTTGGGATTGATATACCGAGTAAATTCAGTGACTTCGGTCGCAATATGATTGACGGCTTAGTCAACGGTATCAAAAACGCCTGGGAAGGGGCAAAGCAAATTGTCTCCGACTTAGGCAATGGCATTAAAGGTTGGTTTGCCGAAAAACTGGGTATCCATTCCCCAAGCCGAGTATTTAAAGGTTATGGTGTGAACGTGGTAGAAGGTTTGGCGATTGGGATGAATAAAGCTCAGCCCCTTGCACAAGAAGCCACGGATGTTTTGTCCAACAGTGTGAGCTTGGACGACAAAACTCAAGGTGGTTTGCTTAGCAATTATCAGCCATTAAATCGTAATGCTGTTACAAATACAGAAACAAGCTCTGCAGGAATTGTAGTGCATTTTAGCCCCAATATCACCTTAACAGGCGGTGATCCACAAGGTGTAACTGATCAACTCCAAAATACCCTAAAAATGGGCGCTTATGAGTTTGAACAGTTACTCAACCGTATTTTAGATGAACGACAACGGAGAGCCTACTAA
- a CDS encoding phage tail protein produces the protein MSNYALLGNIAFDLLSAPTGFDERHSALFAEHNVLSGKPKLQAMGMTLTEVTLQLQLHHQLAPVESRYQALLAAQASQEALALVFGFSKFKGHFVVTEVSSKVLFTDNKGNALARDVSLTLKEFVGNPQAGVLGAALSLAGNSPLASIVPKSLSNFVSQANQLMSKGIAVARQVKQAISDVKSAVEIVKNLKDNPLAALSEISGIVNTLGGSFGGLAEMVGLGNAFASLTEGVRGAAGFMQDLTTLSAHLNTAYSLFKSGIEGDELGEWFDFGVQAIEAADEVSASLAKNSAKMTAWIAIRADSGEENNE, from the coding sequence ATGTCAAATTATGCACTATTAGGTAATATTGCCTTTGATTTACTTTCAGCCCCAACGGGGTTTGATGAACGCCATTCGGCGCTGTTTGCAGAACACAACGTTCTTTCGGGAAAGCCTAAATTACAAGCAATGGGCATGACATTAACTGAAGTCACCTTGCAATTACAGCTACATCACCAACTTGCTCCTGTAGAAAGTCGCTATCAAGCCCTATTGGCAGCTCAAGCAAGCCAAGAAGCATTAGCGTTAGTTTTTGGCTTTTCTAAATTTAAAGGGCATTTTGTTGTGACAGAAGTCTCAAGTAAAGTCTTATTTACTGATAACAAAGGTAATGCCCTCGCCCGTGATGTCAGTTTGACTTTAAAAGAATTTGTCGGTAATCCACAAGCCGGCGTACTAGGTGCCGCATTATCTCTTGCAGGTAATTCACCACTGGCATCAATTGTGCCAAAAAGTTTAAGCAATTTTGTCAGCCAAGCCAATCAATTGATGAGTAAAGGGATTGCTGTGGCTCGCCAAGTTAAACAAGCGATCTCTGATGTAAAAAGTGCGGTCGAAATCGTGAAAAATTTAAAAGATAACCCTCTTGCGGCATTGTCAGAGATAAGCGGTATCGTAAACACATTGGGAGGCTCTTTCGGTGGTTTAGCCGAAATGGTTGGACTAGGTAATGCCTTTGCAAGTTTAACCGAAGGTGTGCGTGGAGCGGCAGGATTTATGCAAGATTTAACCACCCTTTCAGCACATTTAAACACCGCTTATAGCCTGTTTAAATCAGGTATTGAAGGCGATGAATTAGGCGAATGGTTTGATTTTGGGGTGCAAGCGATTGAAGCAGCCGATGAGGTTTCTGCATCCCTTGCAAAAAATTCAGCCAAAATGACCGCTTGGATTGCTATTCGTGCCGACAGTGGGGAGGAAAACAATGAGTAA
- a CDS encoding tail protein X, protein MSNAIILHTVKQGERWDNLAYHYYGTVNKINRLINANPHIPFCEVLPMGETLKVPVLEVKTTDNRDLPPWLQGDN, encoded by the coding sequence ATGAGTAATGCCATTATTTTACATACCGTTAAACAAGGCGAGCGTTGGGATAATCTTGCCTATCACTACTATGGCACAGTCAATAAAATTAACCGCTTAATCAACGCCAATCCACATATTCCCTTTTGTGAAGTATTACCTATGGGAGAAACATTAAAAGTCCCTGTGTTAGAAGTTAAAACCACCGATAACCGCGACCTACCACCTTGGTTGCAAGGAGACAACTAA
- a CDS encoding phage late control D family protein: MQVQTPDFELLYEAKQITQYVKPNFLRLTYTDHLSDQSDELQVEFEDIERKWVGSWFPTQGDKLTLLLGYKGEPLVNLGSFELDEIEWQWSPDRGSAVSLKALSTGITKANRTLKPKAYENTTLANIVKTVAKRLKLKVTGMVADIPIQRATQYQERDVEFLTRLAHEYHHSFKIVNQTLVFTTMASLEERTPAAVIDYSEVKSLRLRDRIKDTVSKVEVSGFNQHEKKALKSTKKHKAKRPSKKQAAANSADTLKIVTRGESQAQINARADAALAENDDQQAGNITVIGNPKLVAGNTIWLTNVGMFSGKYLIKQARHSLDKNQGYLTDLEIKMIEFSEELPKDEKATANP, translated from the coding sequence ATGCAAGTCCAAACACCTGATTTTGAACTCTTATACGAAGCCAAACAAATTACCCAATATGTTAAGCCCAATTTTTTGCGTTTAACTTATACTGATCATCTTTCGGATCAGTCAGACGAATTGCAAGTGGAGTTTGAAGATATTGAACGCAAATGGGTAGGCAGTTGGTTCCCCACTCAAGGCGATAAATTAACCTTACTACTCGGTTATAAAGGCGAGCCCTTAGTAAACTTGGGGAGCTTTGAACTAGACGAAATTGAATGGCAATGGTCGCCAGACAGAGGTTCGGCAGTTTCCCTGAAAGCATTGAGTACGGGCATCACTAAAGCTAATCGTACACTCAAACCTAAAGCTTACGAAAATACCACTCTTGCTAATATTGTAAAAACCGTGGCGAAACGCTTAAAACTGAAGGTAACAGGAATGGTTGCCGATATTCCTATTCAGCGTGCAACACAATACCAAGAACGGGACGTAGAATTTTTAACACGACTGGCACACGAATATCATCACAGTTTTAAAATTGTCAACCAAACGCTCGTCTTTACCACAATGGCAAGTCTTGAGGAACGCACACCAGCAGCGGTGATTGATTATAGTGAGGTGAAAAGTTTACGCCTACGTGATCGCATTAAAGATACCGTCTCAAAAGTAGAAGTCTCAGGCTTTAATCAGCACGAGAAAAAGGCGTTGAAATCGACCAAAAAACATAAAGCCAAACGCCCAAGTAAAAAGCAAGCCGCGGCAAACAGTGCGGACACATTGAAAATCGTGACCCGTGGTGAAAGCCAAGCGCAAATCAATGCGCGAGCCGATGCCGCACTGGCTGAAAATGATGACCAACAAGCGGGCAACATTACCGTGATAGGCAACCCCAAACTGGTGGCAGGTAATACTATTTGGCTAACCAACGTGGGTATGTTTAGCGGCAAATACCTAATCAAGCAGGCACGCCATAGCCTAGACAAAAACCAAGGTTACTTAACCGACCTTGAAATTAAAATGATTGAATTCAGCGAGGAGCTACCAAAAGATGAAAAAGCCACTGCCAACCCATAA
- a CDS encoding phage baseplate assembly protein V, producing MKKPLPTHNFGATYQEGIVSQVDPKTHRIKATIPALEDFETAWLAFVTPNAGGNQFYCLPDVGELVAVLLDARGESGCVLGAIYNAQDPVPVADSEIWLHKFSNGTEISHNRNTGDVVVNTTGKVIVSAGQAIVNAPTEINGNTKVNGDLYATGKVTSDTEVSAPSVKQGSVSLGSHVHTGVESGNKRSGGPQ from the coding sequence ATGAAAAAGCCACTGCCAACCCATAACTTTGGTGCAACCTATCAAGAAGGCATTGTCAGCCAAGTTGATCCGAAAACCCACCGCATTAAAGCAACCATTCCCGCCCTCGAAGATTTTGAAACGGCGTGGCTGGCTTTTGTGACCCCCAATGCAGGTGGCAATCAATTTTACTGTCTGCCCGATGTGGGTGAACTGGTTGCCGTGCTGCTCGATGCTCGCGGTGAAAGCGGTTGTGTTTTAGGCGCAATTTACAATGCCCAAGACCCTGTGCCTGTTGCAGATAGTGAAATATGGTTACATAAATTCAGCAATGGCACTGAAATTTCTCATAACCGCAACACAGGCGATGTGGTAGTGAATACCACAGGCAAGGTCATTGTCAGTGCAGGTCAAGCGATTGTGAATGCCCCAACTGAAATTAATGGTAATACGAAAGTCAATGGCGATCTGTACGCCACAGGAAAAGTTACATCAGACACCGAAGTGTCTGCTCCAAGTGTAAAACAAGGCTCAGTTTCTCTCGGCTCTCACGTACACACTGGAGTAGAAAGTGGTAATAAACGCTCAGGCGGTCCGCAATAA
- a CDS encoding GPW/gp25 family protein yields the protein MKTSIQHTHWQLAPIDVATIQGEDDLHQCILNILSTRKGSDVLRPDFGSDHFDYIDQPEDIAIPNIVREVFTAIDKWEKRVVVQEVIITGEAPEFHFSVKWCVAEDVARQIYATEYQL from the coding sequence ATGAAAACATCAATTCAACATACCCACTGGCAATTAGCCCCCATTGATGTCGCCACCATACAAGGTGAAGATGATTTACATCAGTGTATTCTCAATATTCTGTCTACCCGAAAAGGCAGTGACGTACTTCGCCCTGATTTTGGCTCCGACCATTTCGATTATATCGACCAACCTGAAGATATTGCGATCCCTAATATTGTGCGAGAAGTCTTTACCGCAATTGATAAATGGGAAAAACGTGTCGTGGTACAAGAAGTTATCATCACAGGCGAAGCCCCTGAATTTCATTTTTCAGTGAAATGGTGTGTTGCAGAAGATGTGGCTCGTCAAATTTATGCAACGGAGTATCAACTATGA
- a CDS encoding baseplate assembly protein — MIAHPEEIQIVDEDVSKILADCIAQYEERTGKTLQPAHIERLLINLYAYRELLMRKGINEAFRQTFPQTATGQALDLCGEQMGCIRLAAQPAETTLRFRVEETEHDEIVIPAGTTVRATETLYFSTKTETVISKFASFVDVVAIANLTGEAGNGWEAGRVKNLESPIAYQGTLTVSNIDETDGGVSEESDEDYRKRILLAPEAFTVCGTFEAYEYHARSVSHFINDVAVQRPKAGTVKVTLLTKRGIPQPLLVEKVNHYLSADKRRPLNDTVIVAPAEKVSYNIIANLDLYITANQTETKARAFKAIQEFISANPFKLGVDIVPLSIAAALKVSGVYNVEIVEPTLTEVLKHQWAVCEGITLNIVGESNG; from the coding sequence ATGATCGCACATCCTGAAGAAATCCAAATTGTTGATGAAGATGTGTCAAAAATCCTTGCTGATTGTATTGCACAATATGAAGAACGGACAGGCAAAACCTTACAGCCAGCACATATTGAACGGTTGCTGATCAATTTATATGCCTACCGCGAATTACTTATGCGAAAAGGTATTAACGAAGCCTTTCGCCAAACCTTTCCGCAGACAGCAACCGGACAAGCCTTGGATTTATGTGGTGAACAAATGGGCTGTATCCGCCTTGCGGCACAACCTGCCGAAACTACGTTGCGTTTTCGTGTAGAAGAAACGGAGCACGATGAAATCGTCATTCCAGCAGGCACGACAGTGCGTGCAACAGAAACACTTTATTTCTCCACCAAAACAGAAACCGTTATTTCGAAATTTGCCAGTTTTGTTGATGTAGTTGCTATCGCAAATCTAACAGGTGAGGCAGGTAATGGCTGGGAAGCGGGAAGGGTAAAAAACCTTGAAAGCCCTATTGCCTATCAAGGCACATTAACTGTTAGCAATATAGATGAAACCGATGGTGGCGTTTCTGAAGAAAGTGATGAAGACTACCGAAAACGTATTTTACTTGCCCCCGAAGCTTTTACTGTTTGTGGCACTTTTGAAGCCTATGAATATCACGCACGTAGTGTAAGCCATTTTATCAATGATGTAGCAGTGCAGCGACCTAAAGCAGGCACAGTCAAAGTTACTTTACTCACCAAACGTGGTATTCCTCAACCGCTCTTAGTGGAAAAGGTAAATCACTATTTGAGTGCAGATAAGCGCCGACCGCTTAATGATACAGTGATTGTCGCCCCAGCAGAAAAGGTAAGCTACAACATCATTGCAAATTTAGATCTTTATATCACCGCAAATCAAACCGAAACCAAAGCTCGTGCATTCAAAGCAATTCAGGAGTTTATTTCTGCTAACCCATTCAAATTAGGGGTAGATATTGTGCCATTAAGTATTGCAGCTGCACTCAAAGTATCAGGCGTGTATAACGTAGAAATTGTGGAGCCTACCCTTACCGAAGTGCTGAAACATCAGTGGGCGGTATGCGAAGGGATCACCCTCAATATTGTGGGAGAAAGTAATGGCTAA
- a CDS encoding phage tail protein: MAKLQYPDIIRQDLKFIVLADLSNRFDELDKSQIMTSIIELVDDKYIELLAEKWSVTGYDGYLLADDVKAKRTLISSAVELHKYKGTPWAVKEICKKLGLGNVEIIERLAKQFHEGVITRNGIYFHGDDNRWAQYRILLNDVITYAEAKVARQTIERFAPARSELIALDFRKYAFLHNNTLTRNGTYSRGAA, from the coding sequence ATGGCTAAACTGCAATACCCAGACATCATTCGTCAAGATCTCAAGTTCATTGTTTTGGCTGATTTATCTAACCGTTTTGACGAGTTGGATAAATCGCAAATTATGACCTCAATTATTGAGCTAGTAGATGATAAATACATTGAATTGCTAGCAGAAAAATGGAGTGTGACAGGCTACGACGGCTATTTGCTTGCCGATGATGTAAAAGCCAAACGCACTTTAATTAGCTCCGCTGTGGAGTTGCATAAATACAAAGGTACGCCTTGGGCGGTGAAAGAAATTTGTAAAAAACTAGGGCTAGGTAATGTAGAAATCATTGAACGTCTTGCTAAGCAATTTCATGAAGGGGTAATTACTCGCAATGGCATCTATTTCCATGGCGATGATAACCGCTGGGCACAATACCGCATTCTGCTTAATGATGTGATTACTTATGCTGAAGCTAAAGTTGCTCGCCAAACAATTGAACGATTTGCCCCAGCTCGCAGTGAACTTATCGCACTTGATTTTAGAAAATACGCTTTTTTACACAACAACACATTAACTCGCAACGGCACTTATAGTCGTGGTGCGGCATAA